One segment of Synechococcus sp. A15-24 DNA contains the following:
- the purU gene encoding formyltetrahydrofolate deformylase — MRDVTVILQMICPDRPGLVSELAGWVAANGGNIRHADHHTDAGAGLFLSRIEWDLDGFGLSRAALPEAAAALEQRLNGQAQLHFSDAMPRVAIFASKQAHCLQDLLWRVQSGELPMQVPLVIANHPDLEPLCAGFGVRFVCVPVAKATKPEAEQRMLELLAENRIELAVLAKYMQVLSGDFLQRFPDVINIHHSFLPAFKGAQPYHRAWERGVKLIGATAHYVTEDLDDGPIIEQTTVPVSHRDDVDDLIRKGRDTERLALARALRMHLHRQVMVYRGRTAVFA, encoded by the coding sequence GTGCGTGACGTCACGGTGATCCTGCAAATGATCTGCCCGGATCGTCCGGGGTTGGTCAGTGAGCTGGCAGGTTGGGTGGCAGCCAACGGCGGCAACATCCGCCACGCCGACCACCACACCGATGCGGGGGCAGGGTTGTTTCTCAGTCGGATCGAGTGGGATCTCGATGGCTTCGGTCTGTCGCGGGCTGCCTTGCCCGAGGCAGCTGCAGCATTGGAGCAGCGTCTGAACGGTCAGGCTCAGCTGCACTTTTCCGATGCAATGCCTCGGGTGGCGATCTTCGCCAGCAAGCAGGCCCACTGCCTTCAGGATCTGCTGTGGCGGGTGCAGAGCGGTGAATTGCCGATGCAGGTGCCGCTGGTCATCGCCAACCACCCGGATCTCGAGCCCCTTTGTGCCGGGTTCGGGGTTCGTTTTGTCTGTGTTCCAGTCGCCAAGGCGACCAAACCGGAGGCTGAGCAGAGGATGCTGGAGCTGTTGGCAGAGAACCGGATCGAACTCGCGGTGCTCGCCAAGTACATGCAGGTGCTCAGTGGTGATTTTCTGCAGCGTTTCCCGGATGTGATCAACATCCACCACTCCTTTTTGCCGGCCTTCAAGGGCGCGCAGCCCTATCACCGAGCCTGGGAGCGGGGGGTCAAGTTGATTGGTGCCACCGCTCACTATGTGACCGAGGACCTCGACGACGGGCCGATCATCGAGCAGACCACCGTGCCCGTGAGTCACCGTGATGATGTCGATGACCTCATCCGCAAGGGACGCGACACCGAACGGCTGGCACTGGCGCGGGCTTTGCGGATGCATCTTCACCGTCAGGTAATGGTCTATCGGGGCCGTACGGCTGTGTTCGCGTGA
- a CDS encoding O-antigen ligase family protein, translating to MIRDRRIGGQAFRLGLFFLPSSALLAGVGLLIACVSGSRGREQPLWRDRWCQPLLLAGLLMLIGACLAENVGLAWAGLANWLPFVWAFWAFQPHLAKASQRRQAVWMLLAGTLPVLVTGFGQMLLGWQGPWQVGGGAIIWFLHPDGRPIGRLSGLFDYANITGAWLAVVWPLMLAAVLRPDGWRRRGGALLLSMATALAVLLTQSRNAMGGLVLVLPFVFGPCQWMWLLPLLLLLASPLLLAVLPGVPAGLQQWGMRLLPDQVLVRVLESQGETAWKHTRLGQWQYALQLVTARPWFGWGAAAFSVLYPIHAAKRWHGHVHNLPLELAVSHGVPAMLLIVGTVLFLLVLAAQRGMLQKAPLERAWWAATLVMVVMHATDLPLFDSRLNILGWTLLAGLCAFSRQCQEPGPDRDAPAVSPEQADP from the coding sequence GTGATCAGGGATCGGCGCATCGGGGGCCAGGCGTTTCGGCTTGGGTTGTTCTTTCTGCCCTCCAGCGCTCTGTTGGCGGGAGTTGGCCTGTTGATCGCCTGCGTCAGCGGAAGTCGTGGTCGGGAGCAACCGCTGTGGCGGGATCGTTGGTGCCAGCCGCTGCTGCTGGCTGGGCTGCTGATGCTGATCGGGGCCTGTCTGGCCGAGAACGTTGGCCTGGCTTGGGCAGGTCTGGCCAACTGGTTGCCTTTTGTCTGGGCGTTCTGGGCCTTTCAACCTCACCTCGCGAAGGCCAGCCAACGCCGCCAGGCGGTGTGGATGTTGCTGGCGGGCACGCTGCCTGTTCTGGTGACGGGATTCGGTCAGATGCTCCTGGGTTGGCAGGGCCCTTGGCAGGTGGGGGGCGGAGCGATCATCTGGTTTCTGCATCCCGATGGCCGCCCGATCGGTCGTCTGTCCGGTCTGTTCGATTACGCCAACATCACCGGCGCCTGGCTCGCAGTGGTCTGGCCGTTGATGCTGGCTGCCGTGCTTCGCCCCGATGGCTGGCGACGACGCGGGGGCGCTCTGTTGCTGTCCATGGCCACCGCGCTGGCAGTGCTGCTCACCCAGTCGCGCAATGCCATGGGTGGATTGGTGCTGGTGCTGCCGTTCGTGTTCGGGCCTTGCCAGTGGATGTGGTTGCTGCCGTTGCTGCTGCTCCTCGCCTCACCCCTCCTGCTTGCTGTCCTGCCGGGGGTTCCCGCCGGTCTGCAGCAGTGGGGGATGCGCCTGCTGCCAGATCAGGTGCTGGTGCGGGTGCTGGAAAGCCAGGGGGAAACCGCCTGGAAACACACGCGTTTGGGTCAGTGGCAGTACGCCCTGCAGTTGGTGACGGCCCGCCCTTGGTTCGGCTGGGGTGCTGCTGCTTTCAGCGTTCTGTATCCCATCCATGCTGCCAAGCGCTGGCATGGCCATGTCCATAACTTGCCACTGGAGCTGGCCGTCAGTCATGGAGTGCCGGCGATGCTGTTGATCGTCGGCACAGTGCTGTTCCTGCTGGTGCTGGCCGCCCAACGCGGAATGCTGCAGAAGGCTCCACTGGAGCGGGCCTGGTGGGCCGCCACGTTGGTGATGGTGGTGATGCACGCCACCGATCTGCCGCTGTTTGACAGCCGTCTCAACATCCTTGGCTGGACCCTGCTCGCCGGGCTTTGTGCCTTCAGCCGTCAGTGCCAGGAACCAGGGCCTGATCGTGATGCTCCAGCAGTTTCTCCGGAGCAAGCGGACCCCTGA
- a CDS encoding FAD-dependent oxidoreductase yields the protein MSGLGHPVTVFDPGLTQPVSRTSSSTDLNGTTASLGVLMGHVFRRSSGRGWRLRKRSMELWPHWITKLRRFVPELALRTPLLQVAGDEASRVRFHDLAEQRQKLGLTTLSAAELHGIWPGAEHGGLRSEQDGRVDPLKLQQSLRLAVGERQVGLVAEPVEAVARNNAGWRVWRAGGQHDDFFAVVICAAMASSALLAPLGHDRPMAPVLGQALRLELNNAAIDWHHWPAVLVDQGFNLIPDGPGRLLLGATVEPGTEAAEDPLALMRSLHDQAPEWLRSATVVEHWSGLRARPVERPAPLLEHVEPGLLLASGHYRNGVLLMPASAEWIAAELNHNLPITGA from the coding sequence CTGAGCGGCCTTGGCCATCCGGTGACGGTCTTTGATCCTGGCCTGACCCAACCCGTCAGCAGGACAAGCTCTTCAACCGATCTCAACGGCACCACAGCATCCCTCGGTGTGCTGATGGGACATGTGTTCCGCCGCTCCAGTGGCCGTGGCTGGCGGCTGCGCAAACGCAGCATGGAACTCTGGCCCCACTGGATCACCAAGCTGCGGCGCTTCGTCCCGGAACTGGCTCTACGAACCCCGCTGCTGCAAGTCGCAGGTGATGAAGCCAGCAGAGTTCGTTTCCACGATCTGGCCGAACAACGCCAAAAGCTTGGTCTGACCACCTTGTCCGCAGCCGAGCTGCACGGGATCTGGCCCGGGGCAGAACACGGTGGACTGCGATCTGAGCAGGACGGTCGCGTGGATCCCCTGAAGCTGCAGCAATCCCTGCGACTGGCCGTTGGAGAGCGTCAAGTGGGCCTGGTGGCTGAACCTGTGGAGGCCGTGGCGCGTAATAACGCCGGCTGGCGTGTGTGGAGGGCAGGAGGCCAGCACGACGACTTCTTTGCCGTGGTGATCTGCGCAGCCATGGCCAGCTCAGCGCTGCTGGCCCCCCTGGGTCACGACCGTCCCATGGCACCGGTACTAGGACAGGCCCTGCGATTGGAGTTGAACAACGCAGCCATCGACTGGCACCACTGGCCCGCCGTCCTGGTGGATCAGGGCTTCAACCTGATTCCCGATGGACCGGGTCGATTGCTCCTGGGGGCCACCGTTGAACCCGGTACAGAAGCCGCAGAAGACCCCCTCGCTCTGATGCGATCCCTGCATGACCAGGCTCCTGAATGGCTGAGATCCGCCACGGTCGTTGAGCACTGGAGTGGCCTGCGGGCCAGACCGGTGGAGCGACCGGCTCCACTCCTTGAACACGTCGAACCTGGTCTGCTGCTGGCGAGTGGTCACTACCGCAACGGCGTGCTGCTGATGCCGGCCAGTGCGGAATGGATCGCAGCTGAACTGAACCACAACCTTCCGATTACCGGCGCTTAG
- the psbQ gene encoding photosystem II protein PsbQ produces MLKALRRLAAICLCVALSLGLMAPAAVNAAGINPDDLAVIRRQAAAFEATKSRLPDLARLVSAEDWVFTRNLLHGPMQEVGREMSYINQRLDRSERKDADKIARKLKEALADLDEAARLQDGSRLQRSYSNLAASFDAYSDVIPAEAFS; encoded by the coding sequence ATGCTGAAGGCCCTGCGCCGCCTTGCCGCGATCTGCCTCTGCGTCGCGTTGAGCCTGGGTCTGATGGCCCCGGCTGCTGTCAATGCTGCTGGCATCAACCCAGATGACCTGGCGGTGATCCGCCGCCAGGCCGCCGCGTTTGAAGCCACCAAGTCCCGTCTGCCTGACCTGGCACGGCTGGTGAGCGCTGAGGATTGGGTCTTCACCCGCAACCTTCTGCATGGTCCGATGCAGGAAGTGGGTCGTGAAATGTCGTACATCAACCAGCGCCTGGATCGCTCTGAGCGCAAAGATGCCGACAAGATCGCCCGCAAATTGAAGGAAGCCCTTGCAGACCTGGATGAAGCGGCCCGCCTGCAGGACGGCTCCCGTCTGCAACGGTCCTACAGCAACCTGGCGGCCAGCTTCGACGCTTACTCCGACGTGATCCCTGCTGAGGCCTTCAGCTGA
- the pstS gene encoding phosphate ABC transporter substrate-binding protein PstS yields MALTSCSSGGSGGGDDKVTGKLNGAGASFPAAIYQRWFQELQPEGVTVNYQSVGSGAGVRQFTANTVDFGASDKPMKEAEIAKVERGVLQIPMTAGAIAVAYNLEGCDLKLTTEQLAGIFLGKIKNFSELGCADQKLTVVRRSDGSGTTYNFTKHLSAISEEWKNGPGAAKSIKWPTGVGSKGNEGVAAQLNQIPGGVGYVEAAYVKGKLQVTAVTNASGEQVKPTNETESAALDSIDIGPDLIGGNPTPPAGYPIVTFTWVLAYETGNGDKTAALKKTFEFMLSEKAQSQAPELGYVSLPKGVVEKSLAAVEKISE; encoded by the coding sequence ATGGCCCTCACCTCCTGCTCCAGTGGTGGCAGCGGCGGCGGCGATGACAAGGTCACCGGAAAACTCAACGGCGCTGGCGCCTCCTTCCCGGCAGCCATCTACCAGCGCTGGTTCCAAGAACTCCAGCCGGAGGGCGTCACGGTGAACTACCAATCCGTGGGATCCGGCGCTGGCGTGCGTCAGTTCACGGCCAACACCGTGGATTTCGGTGCATCGGACAAACCGATGAAGGAAGCCGAAATCGCCAAGGTGGAGCGAGGTGTGCTGCAGATTCCGATGACGGCTGGCGCGATCGCTGTGGCCTACAACCTCGAAGGATGTGACCTCAAGCTCACCACCGAGCAACTGGCAGGAATATTCCTCGGCAAGATCAAAAACTTCAGTGAACTGGGCTGCGCAGACCAGAAACTCACCGTGGTCCGTCGCTCCGATGGTTCCGGCACCACCTACAACTTCACCAAGCACCTGTCCGCCATCAGCGAAGAGTGGAAGAACGGCCCCGGCGCCGCTAAATCCATCAAGTGGCCCACCGGTGTTGGCTCGAAAGGCAATGAGGGTGTGGCGGCCCAGCTAAATCAGATCCCAGGTGGTGTGGGCTATGTAGAAGCCGCCTACGTGAAAGGCAAGCTCCAAGTTACAGCCGTCACCAACGCCTCAGGCGAACAGGTGAAGCCCACCAACGAAACCGAGAGCGCTGCCCTCGACTCCATCGACATTGGCCCCGATCTCATCGGTGGCAACCCCACCCCCCCTGCGGGCTACCCGATCGTGACCTTCACATGGGTGCTGGCCTACGAAACGGGCAATGGCGACAAGACCGCTGCTCTGAAGAAGACCTTCGAGTTCATGCTCTCCGAGAAAGCCCAATCCCAGGCTCCCGAGCTGGGCTACGTCAGCCTGCCGAAGGGTGTGGTGGAGAAGTCCCTGGCTGCCGTCGAAAAGATCAGCGAATGA